The Panulirus ornatus isolate Po-2019 chromosome 32, ASM3632096v1, whole genome shotgun sequence genome includes a window with the following:
- the bc10 gene encoding apoptosis inducing factor BLCAP — protein sequence MGISSHSFWSCRRTMYCLQWLIPVLLIPKPVPAGLLHNHVVFMVLYLTGFFLERKPCTICSLVFLAAVTVLCYSGIGNCLLWPTADCQGESSGSNELCGRGG from the exons ATGGGCATATCCTCACACTCCTTTTGGAG TTGCAGAAGAACAATGTACTGTCTGCAGTGGCTCATCCCAGTTCTTCTGATCCCCAAACCAGTCCCAGCGGGTCTTCTTCACAACCATGTAGTTTTCATGGTTCTCTACTTGACGGGCTTCTTCTTAGAACGTAAACCATGTACCATATGCTCTCTTGTGTTCTTGGCAGCAGTAACTGTGCTGTGCTATTCAGGAATTGGCAATTGTCTCTTGTGGCCAACAGCTGACTGTCAAG GTGAAAGTAGTGGATCAAATGAgctatgtggcagaggtggatga